ACAGGCGCCCTGGGCATAGAAACCCTGGCTTACGCACCGTTTGCTTTTGCCTGCTGGCTTTCCCCGATCATCGGCATCATCTACGCGGCGTTTAACAAGTTTATGCCCGCGGCCACCCAGGAAGAACAGGTGCAATGGGTTGAAGATGAAGAATACATTATGATCGGCGGCCAAATGATACCCGGCAGCGAGTTTGACGCCAAAAACTTTGAAAAAGAGCTGGACAAAAAACGAAAAAAGATCAAGGCGCGTAAAAAGCCCAGCTATGCCTACGCAGCCGCCTCCGGCAACTAGCCGGCAAGACCAGGCCAGCCTTTGTGTGGCTTAAAACAGACAGACCGCAATAGCGCCCCGTTGAGAGCCATGGCTTTCAATGGGGCGCTATTTTTCGGCAACCTCTCCGTTCAGCATCACTGTGGAAATTTTCAATATTTAATGGCAGCACGCCTGCGCCATGTTTATATTATCGATTGAAACGGCAAAATGCTGAATAAACGACAAAAAAATGGAGGGGTACTCATGGATCCAAAAGATTATTGCAATTCAATGGCAGCAGAACTGACCGCATGGAAGGCCAAGCTATTTGACGTAATCGCCAGGACAGACAAAATGAGCACTGAACAAAAGGGCAAGGTCTGGGAATATTTCGGAGAAATGAAGATTATCATCCAGGACCTTGAGGACAAAATCGAATCACTTCGCACAGAATGTCCGTCTGACTGGAGCCCGCAAAAAAAAGAAATTGAGAATGCCCATGTGGACGTGCGCTCCAAGTACGAAGAAACCCTTGATTATATCGGGAAAGCATCACCGATGTCGGTTCCCGGCTAACGGCTTGACCAGAAGTTCTATTCCCGGACCCACGCCCGGTTTCATGCTTCGGGTGTGGGTTTTTCATTGCAAGCGCCCCGCTGCCTGAGCCTTATGGAAAAGGCGCTTCCCCCATCCATTTACAACTGCGACTCAACCGATGCCATTTTTCCGGAAAGGCCATTGGAGCGGTCTTTGCGGTAGTCGGCCTTTATGGTCAGATAAATGCGGTCGCAGTCATTTTGCAAATCTTTAAAGCATTGATCCACAACCTTGACCACCTCCGGCCACTGGCCTTCGATGCAGGTGCCCATGGGGTTTGATTCATAAGGCAAACCGCTGCCCTGAATGATTTTGACGGCCCGGGCGACATAGGGGCTGACACTGACACCCTTGCCCATGGGAAAAATCGACAATTCCACAATAACACTCATAAAATCCTCCTGTTGATTGATTTTCCACCAAGGTAACTTTAACCGAATTTTCATGCAAGAAACATGATGGCACCGTAAAAATCCAATATCTGCGTTATGCGCGATTCCTCAGAATTTCACGTACGGATAAGTACGCTGCATTCTTCGGCAATCACGCATGCCTTGATCTTGAACTTTTACGGCGCCATCTGAAAACTTCCAAGGAAGTCCAAGGGCGGGGTCGCTTTGTAAGCGACATTGAGCGTTTACGGAAACCTCCGTAAACGCTCAGGAGCGAAAAAACTGACCCCGGCCGCAGGGCTTTCTTCCTGACAAACAGCGGACGCGGTAAAAAGCATTTTACTAAACCGTCAAACATGGTGGCAAAAATCACATCATCCTTGACAGAAAGCTTTTTTGCCATTAGAATGAATATTCGTTCTAATGACAGAAAAATCATTTATGAAGGAAGGTCATGATGGCTCAAGCATGTCCCATCTCTTTTGAGACGATCAATGAAAAAGTGGCAAGGGTCAATGCCGCACTCACAGTGCTGTGCATGCTGGTATTTGTGTTAACCCCTTTTAAGGCCGTTATCCTGATCCTTGGCGCGGATCTTTTCATCCGGGCATTTTTAAAGCCGGGCTATAGTTTTTTCAGCCTGCTAAGCCGGCGCATACTCCGGATGCTCAATGCAGAACCAACAATGACAAATGCCGGCCCCAAAATCTTTGCTGCAAAAACCGGGTTTGTCTTTACCTTTGTGATCGGCCTGCTGTATTGGCTTGGGATTCCGGCAGCAAGCTATATCTTTGCGACAATTCTGGCGCTTTTTGCGTTTCTGGAAGCTGCCGCGGGTTTTTGCGTGGCCTGCCGGCTTTATCCATTCATGCCCGACTTTGTCAAATAGACGGATTGCAGCCTTGTGAAGACCCTGACCACCAAAGACAGGCAGCGGCAGGTCCTGGACACTGCACTGGTGCTGTTTTACAACAGCGGCTATTTCAACACCTCT
This genomic stretch from Desulfosalsimonas propionicica harbors:
- a CDS encoding MTH1187 family thiamine-binding protein, which codes for MSVIVELSIFPMGKGVSVSPYVARAVKIIQGSGLPYESNPMGTCIEGQWPEVVKVVDQCFKDLQNDCDRIYLTIKADYRKDRSNGLSGKMASVESQL
- a CDS encoding DUF4395 domain-containing protein, yielding MMAQACPISFETINEKVARVNAALTVLCMLVFVLTPFKAVILILGADLFIRAFLKPGYSFFSLLSRRILRMLNAEPTMTNAGPKIFAAKTGFVFTFVIGLLYWLGIPAASYIFATILALFAFLEAAAGFCVACRLYPFMPDFVK